A segment of the Desulfomonilaceae bacterium genome:
CAACAGTTGTCAACAAGAACAAGATACCGACGAAAAGTCCAAGAGTTTGGTTAACTTTCATGGCGGCCTCCTTCAATTAATACATCATTATAGAATAGTAGCGCTTATCTGTTCAAAAGCAATTTTTCAAAATGGAAGCGGTTTAGAAGGCTTGAGGAGAATGTTCCAGCGCAATCCGGACAAAATAAAACCCTAACCGCTTGAACGACCAGGGTTATGTGAGTAACCGTCTCCCAGATAATTACCCACAACAGAAACGAAAGGACATTTCGTCCTTGTGTCGAAATAACAATTTCGATTTAGAAATGCAAGAAAATTCCATAAGCTCCTTCAACTGTTTCATATTGAGGCGGTTTTGGAATGGTCTTCCACTACTTCAGCAAGTGAGATTGGTCTCAGCAGAAATCTGGAAACATGAATCCCGGTCAGCGGGAGTGACCATTGTTTGTGCTCACGTAAAATATCCAACGCAATCTCATCGTGTGGGATTTCATGTCACTGCTCCTCCCCCAGCCGGGCCACTTTTTCCATGTCAAGCTACCGGCCCTGAACCCACTTTTATGCGGCTGCTAACGCATGCATGGCAAGATCCTGAACGAAGTCTGGCCGCATCGCGAAGTGAGAGCACACCGATAATGTTTTCTGGCTGATCTCTGAACACAAAAAACCGGTGTACCTCAGAAAAAATCATCTTACTTATTGCGTCTTCTATGAATTCCAGTTCCTCACATGCACGAACAGAAGGAGATGAGAGAATAGTTCTAGCCTTTACATCAGACGAAATTCCGCGCTTATACGCTAGGATAAGATCTGTCTTAGAAATTACCCCGACAGGAACGGAATTGTCATCTCTAATCAGGACAGCTCCAAAACGATTGACAGACAAACCTTCCATGATTTCGGCCAGAGAGTTTTGTTCCGAAAAAGACGTAACTGAAGGCGTCATAACGTCTCTTACTCTGAATCGAAGGGCATCAACACCCTCCAACTTCTCATTTCTCCGGTTCATTAGACTTTGATCGCAACTCCGGCA
Coding sequences within it:
- a CDS encoding CBS domain-containing protein, which translates into the protein MLPPEKKTTLRYLLVRDAMRKQVTSLAGRFSIESGIRFLIKYKVGALLITDQDDLPVGVVSKTDMMGAYYASVALDTPLEEIMVSPPLFCSPTDALESTLETMRSRGIYRIYVSKGSSERALGVVAYPDIVGLLYRYCRSCDQSLMNRRNEKLEGVDALRFRVRDVMTPSVTSFSEQNSLAEIMEGLSVNRFGAVLIRDDNSVPVGVISKTDLILAYKRGISSDVKARTILSSPSVRACEELEFIEDAISKMIFSEVHRFFVFRDQPENIIGVLSLRDAARLRSGSCHACVSSRIKVGSGPVA